The sequence GTGGCGAATGGGCCGTTCGTCGCCGTCGGGATGGATGTGCGCACTGCCCGAGTCCCAGATCGGCGCGCACTGCGGGTCGGCCAGGACGTCCTTCTCGATCCGGCGGAGCACCTCGTCCTCGGGCCGGCTGGCGAGCGCCGCCCGCAGCTGGGGCACGACGAGGGGGGCCCAGGCCCGGTCCCAGTCCATGAGCATGGAACGCCCCTGCGGTTCCAGCAGCATCCACCGCATCGTGTTCGCCGGGACCTGCCCGCCGGGAAACAGCCGGGCGAACTCCCTGTTGTGCGCGATGAGCTCCCACGAGGCGTCGGTGACGTACGCGGGATGGGTCATCCCGTCGACGGCCTCCTGCCACACACCGGGCACCTCCTTGCCCGAGCGGGAGGTGAGCGGTCCGGGCGGGTCGCCTATACCGGCGTACCGGCACAGCGACACCCACTCCTGCTCGTTGAGGGCGAAGAGCATCGCGACATCACGGAGGAAGCCGGTGTCGGGCCTCGGCCACGCTCCGGATTCGAGGCGGCGGTACGTACCGGGTGTCCGGTGCAGGAGCTGGTCGACCTGGTGCTGCGAGAGGCCGGGCGCACGGCGCCCCTGGCCGGACGAACGGTGAAAACCGTGCCCTGTGGGGTCGATCAGTGCACGACGGACTCTCAGAAGAGTCCGCAGTGCTGCCTTGTCGGTGCTGGTCATGCGATCAAATCCCCCGCGTTAGGGCCACGTTGCGCGGGCGTGAGCCTAATTGGCGCGACGTGGCTTAGCGCTAAAAACTGGACGTAGAAAACGGTCTGTTTACCTTCCATGCTGGACGGCGTGAGGCACTGGCCTGCGGCCCCTCGAAACTGCCGGCCCGTGCCTGACGTGCGGATTTCCTGCTGTCCTCTCCTGGCAGTGCTTGCAGCCGGAATTCCGTGCCCGTTCAGAACGGTGGCGGGAAGGGCTTGACCAGCAGACCGTATTTCGTCCCTCCGAGGGGCATCCTTCGCAGGATGGTCCGCTGATCTGGCTCTTTCCGTCACCCACCTCGATCTCCCGGACCGAGGCGGGGCGGATCTCGGTGCGGTCGGCAGCCCCCCTGCCGACCGCACCTTCTTCATGCCTCCGGGACCGCCTTCCCTCCTGCCCGCGCTACTCGGCCAGGGCCCAGATCTGGTTCTGCTGGTTGGGCCGGGAGTTGGCGCAGGTGTCGACGATCAGGGGGTTGCCGTCGGTGGTCACGGAGGCGTACGCGTCCAGGCATCGACCGGGCAGGCCGGTGTTCTCCAGGAAGCCGTTGCGCTCGTACGACCACTTCTGGGTGGAGCCGCCGTCACAGGGGTTGAGGACGGCCCGGTAGCCGGTGTAGGTGCTGTCGCTCCGGTGGACGGCGTCCAGGCACTGGCCCAGCGCGCGGACGGTGCCGTCGCTCGGCAGCGTCCAGCGCTGATTGGCTCCCGCGGTGCAGTGGAAGAGGATGACCGGGTTGCCCGCAGCTGTGCCCGAGCCGCTGTCGTCGGCGCACTTGTCGCCGATGCCGGTGATCTGCCCGGTCGGCTGCTGGCCGGTGCAGCCCGCGCCCGGGGTGACCCGGAAGACGGCCGTGCCGTGCGGGGGCAGGGTGGCCCCGATCGTGGACGTGGTCGTGGTGGCCCCGGTCCAGAGGTCCTTGACCGATGCCGAGCAGCCCGCGCCGCCGAGGAAGCCGACCGCGGACAGGGTGGTGCTCGCGGGGACGGCCGTGGTGCCGCGGTTGAGGAGCGATACCGCGCGGTCGCCGTTGGCCAGGGGCCGGGCGAGTACGTCGACGGTGCCGTCCCGGGAGACGACACCCGCCTGCCTGCCGAGCGGGTCCTGGTCGATGGCGATGAGGTCGGTGTTGCCGAGGGTGGCGAGCGAGTCGGTGCTCAGCGAGGCGACGTCCGTGCTGAGGATGAGGGGCGAGGCCATCATGGCCCAGAGGGCGAACTGGGAGCGGGACTCCTCGGCTGTCAGCCCGTCACCGGTGATGAGGAAGTCGGGGTCGTTCCAGCTGCCGGGGGCCGCGTAGCGCGACAGGAGCGAGTTGTAGCCGTACTGCGTCATGACTCCGGCGCCGTTGCTGTTCTTGTCCCAGGCGGATCCGCCGCCGTTGCGCATCTTGACGTCGTAGCCCTCGCGCCAGAGCTGCCCGGTCCTCGAAGCCCCGTCGATCACGTCGTACCAGTCGGAGAGGTCCGTGGCGCCGATGGAGAAGTAGGCGGGTGACGACTCGGAGAACACCATGTCGCGTCCCGAGGAGTTCGCTCTCATCGCGGCCGCGAAGTCGCCGTACGCGTCGATGTATCCGTCGGCGTCGGAGGCGGAGGACGGCATGTTGCAGCCGTCGAGCTTGATGTAGTCCACACCCCAGGCGGCGAAGAGGTCCACGTCCTGCTGGAAGTGGCCCCAACTGCCAGGAAAGCCGCCGCAGGTCGCCGTGCCGATGTCGCTGTAGATACCGAACCGCAGACCCATCTCGTGGAGCCGGCTGCCGATGTACGCCATGCCCTGCGGGAACTTCTCGGTATCGGTGACGAGATTCCCCTCGGAGTCGCGAGCGGTGGTGGTCCAGCAGTCGTCGATGGTGACGGTGTCGTAGCCCTTGGCCGCCAGCCCCGTGTCCACCAGGGCCTGGGCCTGCTCAAGGATGAGTTGCTGGCTCGGCCCCTGGTCCCCGGTGTTCGGGGAGTCGGTGTCGCAGCCGTACCGTGCCCAGTTGTTGAAGCCCATCGGCGGGGTGAGTGCCAGGGCGTTGCCGCTCGGGCTGGTGGCTGTGGGGGAGGCCTGGGCGCCGGGTACGACCAGGGCTCCCGAGAGCGCGACTGCTGCGGCCACGGCTGTGAGGGCCGTGCGCCATCCGTGGGACCGGTGTGTTCTCTCCGACATGAACCGCAACTCCAGTCAGTGAAGGTGAACATGACAAGCGTGCTCGCTCAGTGCAGTACATGGGCTCGATCGTGTCAATAGTTGCTCAAACAGCTGCCACTACATGCAACTTCAAGCAGGACTCCTGTTCGATGGGGGAGCGGGAGCCTCCGGCCGCCCAGGTGGTTCACCGGCGGGCGGTCGTGTGCGGGCGCCGCCCCATCAGCGCCTTCCTTCGTATTCCGGTGCGACGCGAACTCGTTGCTCTCTGGTGGAGAGCGGTTTCGCCATGTAGCGTCACTGCCGGAAGTCGTGGTTCGCCGAACCTGCCCGTGCTCCGGCGCGGGCGCCTTGCTGTGCAGGGTGGACACACGACGCCACCGGGACCGCGTGGTGCGGCTCCCGATATCGACTGAGAGGCACCGGCATGGCCAGCGGAACCGTCAAGTGGTTCAACGCCGAAAAGGGTTTCGGCTTCATCCAGCAGGACGGCGGCGGGCCGGACGTCTTCGCGCACTACTCGAACATCAACGCCACCGGCTTCCGTGAGCTCCAGGAGGGCCAGGCGGTGACCTTCGACATCACGCAGGGCCAGAAGGGCCCGCAGGCCGAGAACATCACGGCCGCCTGACGCCACAGCACAACGGTCCGGCCCCCTCGGAGCACGCTCCGAGGGGGCCGGACCGCGTCGGTGCCGGCCTCGCGCCGCCGGCGGCGCGGGACGACCCGGTTGTGCCGTGGCCGCTTCAGGATCCTGCCGCGGCCCCCGCGCGTGCCCGCTGTCCGGCGGTCGGCGCCGTGCCGGCCGGCCCGGTCGCGGTGTACATGGCCGCCCCCTTCTGGATCCTCTTGCCGATGAGGCCCTTCTTGACGAGGGTTTCCAGGGTGTTGCGCACCACCTGAACAGAGGTTTTACGATCCGGGTGCGCCTTCTCCAGGGCCACGTGGATCTCGCGCGCCAACTGCGGCTCACCGGCCGGCATGAGCGCGTGGATCAGCTGGTGCAGCGGGGCACCGGAGGCCCCGGGAGCGCCCGCCGCCGCACCCTTCTTCTCCGCCGCCTTCCTGGGTGCTTTGCGCCGGCTTCCCTTCGTGGCGGCCGATGCCTTGCCGGTGGGCCCGGGGCGGGCGGCCGTCGTCTGCGAGCCCTTGGCCGGCCGTGGCTGCGGGACGGCTCCGGTGGCCGGTGCGTCCTTGCCGACCGCCGCGGTGCCGGCCTCCGCGGTGAGGGACGGCCGGGGTGACGCGGCCTCACCGGGCAGCGCGTCCCGCATCCCCACGAGCCAGCCCTCGTCCTCCTTCAGCTGCCCCACACGCTCCTGCAACTCCGCGATGTGGGCGGTGAGTTCTCCTTGCTCCGAGCGGTTGGCGGCGAGGTCGGCGGCGAACCGCTCCGCGTACACCCTCTGCACGCTCTGCGGCTCGCTGTCTGCGTTGTCCACGGTGGTTTCACGCTCCTTGTGCTTGTGGGGGCTGCCGCCGGACACCGGCCACGGGCCGGGGCCCGTGGTGCCGAATCCGGCATACGCGTCCATTCACCATCAGAGCCGACGCGGCTCGCGGCGTTTACGGCCAAGGTCCAGCCGAAGGGATGAACGCGCCCCGAACCGCACCACCCCGGGACGGGGTTTACGGGCGGCGCCCCCACGCGGAGATCATCGGCGCGGTGGCGAGGTCGATGCGCCCGGTGGCCACGTTCGCCAGATGGCGCTCGATCTCCTCGTCGGTGGCCAGCCCCGCCGCCACCAGACGGCCCCGGATCTGCCGGACCGTCGCGGCCTCCAGGACCGCACACGCCGGTGAGGTGATCGGGAAGTACGCGTCGGCCCGGACGTCCTCCAGGCCCGCCTCCCGCAACAGTCTGGGCAGGGTCCTGCCGTACGCGAGGTCGGCTCCGCGCGCCGCCATCAGGGACCGGAATCCGGACCGGAGGCGGTTGGCGAGCCGCTGCTCGGGGCCGGACTCGTCCGGACACAGCAGCGGCTGCAGCCCGGGATCGGCATCCTCCAGGAGCAGCCGGCCACCGGGCCGCAGCGCCCGGACCATCCGGCGCAGCGCCTCGGCGCGGTCCACGACGTGCACCAGGACCAGCCGGGCGTGGACGAGGTCGAAGCCGCCGCCCGGCGGGGGGTCGGCCGCCACGTCGTGCGCCAGCACCTCGATGACGCCCCCGGCCACGTCCTGGGTCCAGGACACGTCGATGTCGGTGGCGACCACCGCTCCGCCCGGGCCGACGCGCTCGGCCAGGCCCCGGGGGACGGACGGCCCGCCCGCGCCGACCTCCCAGCACCGCATGCCGGCGCCGATCCCGAGCGCGTCGACATGGCGGAACGTCACCGGATCGAAGAGCTCGCTCAGGGCACCGAAGCGGACCCCCGCCTCGGTCTGCCGGTTGTCGAGCAGGTAGCCGTGCTCAGGGTCGTTCTCAGCCATGGGGCGAGTCTGGCAGAGGCGGGCGCACGCCGGTCAACGACAGCCGCTGCGCGAACCGTTGACAAAAACGTCGCCTGCTAGAAACCTGTCACCGCAGCACCGCAAATTATTGACTGGATCACTCAAAAATCTAGGTAATGAGCGTGAGTTTCCGGCAGGCGTGGTGGTCCCGCTCCTGTCGGCGTCCCCGATCGTCCCCTCGGTGTACCGGAAGCCCGCGCCCGGCCCACGCCTTCCGCAGGGCGCGTCACGCGTCGTGCGGAACGGTGACGCCTGCCCGTGCCCGCCCGGTCCCGCGGCCCACGGAACAAGAGGACAGCATGAGATGGAAGCAATACAGATGGCGGTTGGTCATCGGCGCGGTGACAGCCGCGCTGATGACCGTCGGGCTCGTGCCGGGCGCCGCATCGGCGGCGACCGTGCAGAATCCCGACCTGGCACTCGGTAAGCAGGTCACGACGAGCGGGGCGCACGGTGCCTACCCGGCGTCCAACGTCACGGACGGCAGCCAGCAGACGTACTGGGAGGGCTCCGGCGCGCTCCCGCAGTGGGTCCGCATCGACCTCGGCGGCCGGTTCGACGTCGACCAGGTGGTGCTGAAGCTGCCCGCCGCCTGGGAGGCCAGGACCCAGACCCTCGGCATCGAGGGCAGCACGGACGGGAGCAGCTTCAGAACCCTGTCCGCCTCGGCCGCACGGGCGTTCAGCCCTCAGGCGGGCAACACCGTCACCATCGGCTTCGCCGCGACGCAGGCACGGTACGTCCGCGTGCGGGTGACCGCCAACAGCGGCTGGGACGCGGCTCAGCTCTCCCAGGTCGAGGTGCACGGTGAGGACTCCGGCGACGACTCCGGCCCGTCCCCGGCGGTCGGCTCCGATCTGGCGCTGAACAAGCCCATCGAGGCATCGTCGTCCGTGCAGAGTTTCGTGCCGGCCAACGCCAACGACGGTGAGGCCGGCACGTACTGGGAGTCGAACGGATACCCGGCGTCCCTGACGGTGAAGCTCGGCGCCGACGCCGATATCGAGGCCGTCGTCGTCAAGCTCTCCCCGGACCAGGCCTGGGCGGCCCGCACCCAGAGCATCCAGGTGCTCGGACGCGCCCAGTCCGCCACCGGATTCACCTCGCTGAAGGACAGGGCCGACTACGCGTTCAGCCCCTCGGGCAACGCGAACACGGTGACGATCCCGGTGAGCGGGCGGTACGCGGACGTACGGCTCACGTTCTTCTCCAACACCGGTGCCCCCGGCGCCCAGGTCGCCGAGATGCAGGTGGTCGGCACCGCGGCCCCCAACCCGGACCTCACCGTCACCGAGCTGACGTGGTCTCCCGCCTCGCCGTCCGAGACGGACGACGTCACGGTGGACGCCACCGTGCGCAATGTGGGTACGGCGGCGTCCGCCGCGACGACGCTGGACGTCAGCGTGGAGGGCGTGGTCGCCGGCAGCGCACCCGTGAGCGGCCTCGCCGCCGGAGCCTCGGCCACCGTGCGGGTCGACGTGGGCAAGCACCCGATGGGCGCGTACAGCCTCTCCGCGGTCGTCGACCCGGCCGACACGGTCATCGAGCAGGACAACAGCAACAACAGCCGCACCGCGGCGTCGAAGCTCGTGATCGCCCAGAGTCCGGGCCCGGACCTGGAGGTGCTCGGCATCACGCCCAGCCCCTCGAACCCCGCGGTGGGGGCCGCCGTCACCTTCACGGTCTCCGTGCACAACCGCGGGACCACGGCCGTCAGCACCCCGACGGTCACCCGGCTCCTCGTGGAAGGCACCACGCTGAACGGCGCGACCGCGGCGATTCCCGCCGGTGGCACCGTCTCCGTGCCCGTCACCGGCAGCTGGACCGCGAAGAGCGGTGGCGCCACTCTGACCGCGACGGCGGACGCGACCGGCGCCGTCACCGAGACCAACGAGAACAACAACGTCTTCTCCCGCACCATCGTGGTCGGCCGCGGGGCCGCGGTCCCGTACACCGAGTACGAGGCGGAAGCGGGCGACTACCGGGGCACGTTGCTGAAGTCCGACCAGAAGCGCACCTTCGGGCACACCAACTTCGCCACCGAGTCCTCCGGCCGCCAGTCCGTGCGGCTGGACTCCACCGGCCAGTACGTCGAGGTCACATCGACCGTCCCGTCGAACTCGATCGTGGTACGCAACTCCATCCCCGACGCCCCGAACGGCGGGGGCACGGAGGCCACGATCAGCCTGTACGCCAACGACACCTTCGTCCGGAAGCTGACCCTCTCCTCCAAGCACAGCTGGCTCTACGGTGACACGGACAGCCCGGAGGGCCTGACCAACCAGCCGCAGGCGGACGCCCGCAGACTGTTCGACGAGTCCAGCGCGCTGCTCGGCGAGACCTACCCGGCCGGTACGAAGTTCCGGCTCCAGCGCGACGCGGACGACTCGGCGTCCTTCTACATCATCGACCTCGTCGACCTGGAGCAGGTGGCTCCCCCCACCGCGCAGCCGGCCGGATGCACCTCGATCACGGCCTACGGAGCGGTGCCGAACGACGGGATCGACGACACGGACGCCATCCAGCGTGCCGTGACGGCCAACCAGAACGGTGACATCGGCTGCGTCTGGATTCCGCCGGGGCAGTGGCGCCAGGAACAGAAGATCCTCACCGACGACCCGCTCGACCGGGGACAGTACAACCAGGTGGGCATCAGGGACGTCACGATCCGGGGCGCCGGCATGTGGCACTCCCAGCTCTACACGCTCACCCCGCCGCAGGACGCGGGCGGCATCAACCACCCGCACGAGGGCAACTTCGGCTTCGACATCGACGACAACACCAAGATCTCGGACATCGCGATCTTCGGCTCCGGCACCATCCGGGGCGGCGACGGAAACGCCGAGGGCGGCGTCGGGCTCAACGGCCGCTTCGGCAAGAACACCAAGATCACCAACGTCTGGATCGAGCACGCGAACGTGGGCGTGTGGGTCGGACGCGACTACGACAACATCCCGGACCTCTGGGGCCCCGCCGACGGCGTCGAGTTCACGGGAATGCGCATCCGCAACACGTACGCCGACGGCATCAACTTCGCCAACGGCACCCGCAATTCCACGGTGTTCAACTCCTCGCTCAGGTACACCGGCGACGACTCCCTCGCCGTGTGGTCGAGCAAGTACGTGAAGAACCCCTCGGTGGACATCGGCCACGACAACCACTTCCGCAACAACACCATCCAGCTGCCCTGGAGGGCCAACGGGATCGCTGTCTACGGCGGCTACGGCAACACCATCGAGAACAACATCATCTCCGACACGATGAACTACCCGGGGATCATGCTGGCGACCGACCACGACCCGCTGCCCTTCTCCGGGCAGACGCTGATCGCCAACAACGCGCTCCACCGCACGGGCGGGGCGTTCTGGGGCGAGGCCCAGGAGTTCGGGGCGATCACACTCTTCGCGGCCGGACAGGACATCCCGGGGGTCACGATCCGCGACACCGACATCCATGACTCGACCTACGACGGGATCCAGTTCAAGTCGGGCGGCGGCGCCGTGCCCGGGGCGCAGATCTCGAACGTCCGCATCGACAACTCCGTCAACGGATCCGGAATCCTCGCCCATGGAGGGGCGCGGGGCAGCGCGACCCTGACCGATGTCACCATCACCGGCTCGGCCGACGGCGACGTGGTGATCGAACCCGGTTCACAGTTCGTCATCAACGGCCTGGCCGGCCTGGCCGGCCGGACGCTCATCCACGAATAGCGCGGAAACCCGGCCGGCACGCGTCAGCGGCGTGCCGGCCGGGGACCGCGCGTCCGGGGCACGACACGCGGTCCGGCACAATGCGGCATGTGATCGACAACGACCCGTACCTGTGGCTGGAAGACGTGGAGAGCGACGCCGCGCTCGCCTGGGTGGCCGAGCGGAACGCCGAGACGGCCGCCGCACTGGCCGCCGGAGCCGGTTTCGCCTCCCTGAAACAGCGCCTGCGCGAGGTGCTGGACGCTTCGGACCGGATCGCGTACACCCGGCGCCGCGGAGCCTTCCTCTACAACTTCTGGCGGGACGCCGAGCACGTACGGGGTGTGTGGCGGCGTACGACGCTTGAGCAGTACCGCGAGGAGACACCCGTCTGGGAGGTCCTCCTGGACATCGACGCGCTCGCCGCCGCCGAGGACCAGAAGTGGATCTGGGACGGCGCCGTGGTGCGGCGGCCCGACTACGACCGCGCGCTGGTGTGCCTGTCGCGCGACGGCGGCGACGCCGTGGTCGTCCGCGAGTTCGACCTCACCACCCGGACCTTCGTCGAGGGCGGTTTCCGGGTCGCCGAAGCCAAGACCCGGATCGAGTGGATCGACGCGGACACCGTCTTCATCGGCACGGACTTCGGACCGGGCTCGCTCACGGACTCGGGCTATCCGAGGACCGTACGCACCTGGCGGCGCGGCACACCCCTGGAACAGGCCACCGTGGTCTTCGAGGGCGACCCGCGCGATGTGTCGGTCAGCGGCCTGCACGACGCCACCCCGGGCTTCGAACGCAGCTTCGTCAGCCGTTCGCCGGACTTCCACACCAGCGAGCTGTACCTGCTGGCCCCCGACACCGCCCCCGTCCGCATCGACGTCCCGGACGACGCCCGGGCGTACGCCCACCGCGAGCATCTGATCGTCGCTCCGAAGACCGCCTGGCTCGGGCATCCGGCGGGCTCCCTGCTCGCCTTCGGCTTCGAAGCCTTCCTGGCCGGCGACCGCACTGCCCAGGTGCTGTTCACGCCCGACGAACGGACCGCCCTGGCCGGACACACGTGGACCCGGAACCACCTGATTCTCGAAACGATGCGGGACGTCAGCACCCGCGTCGAGGTCCTCACACCCACCCCCGCCCCCGGCACCTGGGAACGCGCACCGCTCGCCGATGTCCCCGCGCTGTCGGCCCTCTCCGTGGTGGACACGGACGCGGACACCTCCGACGAGTACTTCATGGACGTGTCGGGATTCCTCCAGCCGGCCACCCTCCACCACGGGCGGATCGGCGGGGAGCCGGAGATCCTCAAGCAGGCCCCGTCCCACTTCGACACGGCCGGACTCACCGCGCGGCAGTTCTTCGCCACCTCGAAGGACGGCACCCGCGTCCCCTACTTCGTGATCGGCCCCGACCGCTCCGCCACCGGCCCCGGGCCCGCCCTGCTCTACGGCTACGGCGGCTTCGAGGTGTCACTGACCCCCTCATACAACGGGGTCACCGGCCGTGCCTGGCTGGAGCGCGGCGGGACGTATGTGCTGGCGAACATCCGGGGCGGCGGAGAGTACGGTCCCGGCTGGCACCGGGCCGCCCTCGGCGCGGACCGGCCGCGCGCCTTCGAGGACTTCGCGGCCGTCGCCACGGACCTTGTCGCGCGCGGCCTCACCACCCCGGCCATGCTGGGCGCCGTCGGAGGCAGCAACGGCGGCCTCCTGATGGGGGCGATGGTCACGCGCTACCCGGACCTGTTCGGCGCGATCGTCGCCCGGGTGCCGCTGCTGGACATGCTCCGCTTCCACGAGCTCCTCGCGGGCGCGTCGTGGATCGCCGAGTACGGCGACCCGGACCGGGAGGAGGACCGCCCGCACCTCATGGACCTCTCCCCGTATCACCGGCTCTCCGCGGACCAGGACTATCCGCCCGTGCTCCTGACGACCTCCACCCGTGACGACCGGGTCCACCCCGGCCACGCCCGGAAGGCGGCCGCGCGGCTGCGCGCACTCGGCCACCGGGTCCTGCTGCACGAGAACACCGGTGGCGGGCACGCGGGCGCCGGCGACAACGAACAGGCCGCCCACAACAGCGCGCTGGTGCATACGTTCCTGTGGCACCACCTCGCACCGCGGACCGGGCCGGCCACCGGCTGAGGGCGGCCGGTGCTCAGGCGGCGTACACCTCGAACCCGGAGAGCTGGGCGGCCGGCCATCCCGTGTTGGCGGTGAAGACCAGCCGCAGCAGGCGCGTGGTGACCGCCGCCGGGAGGGACAGGGTCACGCGGTTGCCGCTCGCGGGGTCGAATGCGTGGTCCGAAGCGGCGAGCAGCGGGGCGAACCCGCCGCCGTCGCTGCTGCCCTGCACCGACACGGTCTGGGACCGAGCCTCCCAGGCGCTGGACGGAGGCAGGGTGAGCACGATCCGCCGCACGGCTGTCGCCGCCCCCAGATCCACCTGGATCCACTGGGGGAAGGCGTCGTTCGCCGACTCCCAGTAGCTGTCCGGGTCGCCGTCCACCGCGTTGGCGGAGCCGTAGTTCTGGGTGTGGCTGCTCTCCTCGGTCGGCCGCCGCAGGGCCAGGTCGGTGTCACCGGCGGAGTCCGCCGTGGGCGGGGTGGGGCGGACGGGGGTGAGGGCGATCAGCCCCTTGAGCATGCGTCCGCCGTCTCCGGTCAGCCTGAGGTAGTAGTCGGAGGAACAGGCGGTCCCGTCCTCGTCCAGTGCCAGGAACCCCGAGTCGACGGGGGTCCAGGCCCGGGACTCAGCGGTCTTGGCGATCTGGTTGCCCTCGTTGTACTCGTCGAACATCGATATGTAGAGGCCCTGCACTCCGGCCCGGCACATGTTGTAGAACTGCCGCCACATGAAATCGCCGTGCGCGCGCTGGCGGGCGGACACATCGCCGGGCAGCACGCACGGCTGGTAGTCGATGCCGTGCGCGGCGCAGTCCGCCTCATCGCCGAGGGTGTAGGTGGTGTAGGCGTTGTCGGCGTCCTGGGCGCTGCCGATGGCGCCGATCATCCAGGGCGAGATCATGTCGAAGGCGTGGTACACCTCCGCGTATCCGGTGCGGCTGCCGGCCCCGCCGGTACGCCATTCGCGGGGCACCCCGCCGATGACGTAACAGCCCTGCGCCTTGAACCAGTTGATGACGTCGAGACACTCCTCGACGGAGAACGGGTGGTTGGCGTCGTTGAAGCCGAAGCCCCAGACGCACACCACCGGAAGGCCGTTCTGGGTGGCGTACTGCGGGGACGCCGTGTGCGCCTTCATCTTGCCGGTCCAGTCGGCCTTGATCTCCGAGCGCATGCCGTCCCAGTTGGTGACGTCGTACATCACATAGAACTTCACCTCGTTCGACTCCGCCGCGGACCGCACCTTCGCCGCC comes from Streptomyces sp. Mut1 and encodes:
- a CDS encoding prolyl oligopeptidase family serine peptidase, with product MRHVIDNDPYLWLEDVESDAALAWVAERNAETAAALAAGAGFASLKQRLREVLDASDRIAYTRRRGAFLYNFWRDAEHVRGVWRRTTLEQYREETPVWEVLLDIDALAAAEDQKWIWDGAVVRRPDYDRALVCLSRDGGDAVVVREFDLTTRTFVEGGFRVAEAKTRIEWIDADTVFIGTDFGPGSLTDSGYPRTVRTWRRGTPLEQATVVFEGDPRDVSVSGLHDATPGFERSFVSRSPDFHTSELYLLAPDTAPVRIDVPDDARAYAHREHLIVAPKTAWLGHPAGSLLAFGFEAFLAGDRTAQVLFTPDERTALAGHTWTRNHLILETMRDVSTRVEVLTPTPAPGTWERAPLADVPALSALSVVDTDADTSDEYFMDVSGFLQPATLHHGRIGGEPEILKQAPSHFDTAGLTARQFFATSKDGTRVPYFVIGPDRSATGPGPALLYGYGGFEVSLTPSYNGVTGRAWLERGGTYVLANIRGGGEYGPGWHRAALGADRPRAFEDFAAVATDLVARGLTTPAMLGAVGGSNGGLLMGAMVTRYPDLFGAIVARVPLLDMLRFHELLAGASWIAEYGDPDREEDRPHLMDLSPYHRLSADQDYPPVLLTTSTRDDRVHPGHARKAAARLRALGHRVLLHENTGGGHAGAGDNEQAAHNSALVHTFLWHHLAPRTGPATG
- a CDS encoding helix-turn-helix transcriptional regulator, giving the protein MTSTDKAALRTLLRVRRALIDPTGHGFHRSSGQGRRAPGLSQHQVDQLLHRTPGTYRRLESGAWPRPDTGFLRDVAMLFALNEQEWVSLCRYAGIGDPPGPLTSRSGKEVPGVWQEAVDGMTHPAYVTDASWELIAHNREFARLFPGGQVPANTMRWMLLEPQGRSMLMDWDRAWAPLVVPQLRAALASRPEDEVLRRIEKDVLADPQCAPIWDSGSAHIHPDGDERPIRHAVDGPGWVTMCAAQPMAAPGARLIVLIFHPGARRAHSRIPVLRAP
- a CDS encoding cold-shock protein, translating into MASGTVKWFNAEKGFGFIQQDGGGPDVFAHYSNINATGFRELQEGQAVTFDITQGQKGPQAENITAA
- a CDS encoding methyltransferase domain-containing protein codes for the protein MAENDPEHGYLLDNRQTEAGVRFGALSELFDPVTFRHVDALGIGAGMRCWEVGAGGPSVPRGLAERVGPGGAVVATDIDVSWTQDVAGGVIEVLAHDVAADPPPGGGFDLVHARLVLVHVVDRAEALRRMVRALRPGGRLLLEDADPGLQPLLCPDESGPEQRLANRLRSGFRSLMAARGADLAYGRTLPRLLREAGLEDVRADAYFPITSPACAVLEAATVRQIRGRLVAAGLATDEEIERHLANVATGRIDLATAPMISAWGRRP
- a CDS encoding CARDB domain-containing protein, translated to MRWKQYRWRLVIGAVTAALMTVGLVPGAASAATVQNPDLALGKQVTTSGAHGAYPASNVTDGSQQTYWEGSGALPQWVRIDLGGRFDVDQVVLKLPAAWEARTQTLGIEGSTDGSSFRTLSASAARAFSPQAGNTVTIGFAATQARYVRVRVTANSGWDAAQLSQVEVHGEDSGDDSGPSPAVGSDLALNKPIEASSSVQSFVPANANDGEAGTYWESNGYPASLTVKLGADADIEAVVVKLSPDQAWAARTQSIQVLGRAQSATGFTSLKDRADYAFSPSGNANTVTIPVSGRYADVRLTFFSNTGAPGAQVAEMQVVGTAAPNPDLTVTELTWSPASPSETDDVTVDATVRNVGTAASAATTLDVSVEGVVAGSAPVSGLAAGASATVRVDVGKHPMGAYSLSAVVDPADTVIEQDNSNNSRTAASKLVIAQSPGPDLEVLGITPSPSNPAVGAAVTFTVSVHNRGTTAVSTPTVTRLLVEGTTLNGATAAIPAGGTVSVPVTGSWTAKSGGATLTATADATGAVTETNENNNVFSRTIVVGRGAAVPYTEYEAEAGDYRGTLLKSDQKRTFGHTNFATESSGRQSVRLDSTGQYVEVTSTVPSNSIVVRNSIPDAPNGGGTEATISLYANDTFVRKLTLSSKHSWLYGDTDSPEGLTNQPQADARRLFDESSALLGETYPAGTKFRLQRDADDSASFYIIDLVDLEQVAPPTAQPAGCTSITAYGAVPNDGIDDTDAIQRAVTANQNGDIGCVWIPPGQWRQEQKILTDDPLDRGQYNQVGIRDVTIRGAGMWHSQLYTLTPPQDAGGINHPHEGNFGFDIDDNTKISDIAIFGSGTIRGGDGNAEGGVGLNGRFGKNTKITNVWIEHANVGVWVGRDYDNIPDLWGPADGVEFTGMRIRNTYADGINFANGTRNSTVFNSSLRYTGDDSLAVWSSKYVKNPSVDIGHDNHFRNNTIQLPWRANGIAVYGGYGNTIENNIISDTMNYPGIMLATDHDPLPFSGQTLIANNALHRTGGAFWGEAQEFGAITLFAAGQDIPGVTIRDTDIHDSTYDGIQFKSGGGAVPGAQISNVRIDNSVNGSGILAHGGARGSATLTDVTITGSADGDVVIEPGSQFVINGLAGLAGRTLIHE
- a CDS encoding ricin-type beta-trefoil lectin domain protein, yielding MAAAVALSGALVVPGAQASPTATSPSGNALALTPPMGFNNWARYGCDTDSPNTGDQGPSQQLILEQAQALVDTGLAAKGYDTVTIDDCWTTTARDSEGNLVTDTEKFPQGMAYIGSRLHEMGLRFGIYSDIGTATCGGFPGSWGHFQQDVDLFAAWGVDYIKLDGCNMPSSASDADGYIDAYGDFAAAMRANSSGRDMVFSESSPAYFSIGATDLSDWYDVIDGASRTGQLWREGYDVKMRNGGGSAWDKNSNGAGVMTQYGYNSLLSRYAAPGSWNDPDFLITGDGLTAEESRSQFALWAMMASPLILSTDVASLSTDSLATLGNTDLIAIDQDPLGRQAGVVSRDGTVDVLARPLANGDRAVSLLNRGTTAVPASTTLSAVGFLGGAGCSASVKDLWTGATTTTSTIGATLPPHGTAVFRVTPGAGCTGQQPTGQITGIGDKCADDSGSGTAAGNPVILFHCTAGANQRWTLPSDGTVRALGQCLDAVHRSDSTYTGYRAVLNPCDGGSTQKWSYERNGFLENTGLPGRCLDAYASVTTDGNPLIVDTCANSRPNQQNQIWALAE